The Algoriphagus sanaruensis genome window below encodes:
- the leuD gene encoding 3-isopropylmalate dehydratase small subunit gives MAYDKFTVLRSTAVPLPTENVDTDQIIPARFLKATEREGFGDNLFRDWRYDVEGNPKADFVLNNPAYSGKILVAGKNFGSGSSREHAVWAIYDYGFRCVVSSFFADIFKNNCLNIGVLPVTVSPEFADKLFAAIEVDPTTEIEVNLPEQKIKLLSTGEFESFDINEYKKGNMQNGFDDIDYLLSMSSEIDAFAASK, from the coding sequence ATGGCTTACGATAAATTTACAGTCCTACGCAGTACCGCAGTTCCCTTGCCAACTGAAAACGTGGACACCGACCAAATTATCCCTGCTCGATTTCTAAAGGCAACTGAGCGTGAGGGATTTGGAGATAACCTTTTCCGTGACTGGAGATATGATGTGGAAGGAAATCCTAAAGCGGATTTCGTGCTGAATAACCCAGCCTACAGCGGTAAAATCCTAGTTGCTGGTAAAAACTTCGGTTCTGGCTCCAGCCGAGAGCACGCGGTTTGGGCAATTTATGATTATGGATTTAGATGTGTAGTCTCCAGCTTTTTCGCAGATATTTTCAAGAATAACTGTCTAAACATTGGGGTACTTCCAGTGACAGTTTCTCCTGAGTTTGCAGATAAATTGTTTGCTGCTATTGAAGTAGACCCAACCACTGAAATCGAGGTTAACTTGCCTGAACAAAAGATCAAACTTCTTTCCACAGGAGAATTTGAATCTTTTGACATCAATGAATACAAAAAAGGAAACATGCAAAACGGATTTGATGACATTGACTATCTCTTGAGTATGTCATCAGAAATCGACGCATTTGCTGCATCCAAATAA
- the leuC gene encoding 3-isopropylmalate dehydratase large subunit, translated as MEKTTLFDKIWDSHVVKSVPAGPDVFFIDKHFIHEVTSPVAFLNLEKRGIGVKYPHRTIATPDHNVPTVDQDQTIKDKLSRMQVEKLRENCKKYGIELHDLGTAHHGIVHVIGPELGVTQPGMTIVCGDSHTSTHGAFGAIAFGIGTSEVEMVLATQCIMQSKPKKMRISVEGELGKGVTSKDIILYIISKISAAGATGYFVEYAGSAIRNLSMEARMTICNMSIEMGARGGLIAPDETTFAFLEGKQYAPKGEDWDKAVAHWKTLKTDEGATFDKELVFDAADIEPMITYGTNPGMGIKVVENIPTTEGMEGSNKTSYLKSLDYMGFQPGEPVKGKQVDYVFVGSCTNGRIEDIRAVANFVKGRKKADNITAWIVPGSREVEKLAHEEGLVKILEEAGFELRQPGCSACLAMNDDKIPAGKYAVSTSNRNFEGRQGPGARTMLASPLTVAAVAVTGRITDPREVFEN; from the coding sequence ATGGAAAAGACAACTTTATTTGATAAAATCTGGGATTCTCACGTAGTGAAATCTGTCCCTGCCGGCCCAGATGTGTTCTTCATTGATAAACACTTTATTCATGAAGTAACCTCCCCTGTGGCATTTCTTAACTTGGAGAAGCGTGGGATCGGAGTAAAATATCCGCATCGGACAATCGCTACTCCTGACCATAACGTTCCTACTGTCGACCAAGATCAAACGATTAAGGACAAGCTGTCTCGCATGCAAGTGGAGAAGCTTCGTGAAAACTGTAAAAAATACGGAATCGAACTTCATGACTTGGGCACTGCTCATCATGGAATCGTACACGTAATCGGACCAGAACTTGGCGTAACTCAGCCGGGAATGACCATAGTGTGTGGAGATTCCCATACTTCTACGCATGGTGCTTTTGGTGCTATAGCATTTGGTATCGGTACTTCAGAAGTAGAAATGGTTTTGGCAACGCAGTGTATTATGCAGTCCAAGCCGAAGAAAATGAGAATTTCTGTAGAAGGTGAACTTGGCAAAGGGGTGACCTCCAAAGACATCATTCTATACATTATCTCCAAAATCTCAGCGGCTGGTGCAACAGGCTATTTCGTGGAGTATGCTGGTTCGGCTATCCGAAACCTATCCATGGAAGCTCGAATGACCATTTGCAATATGTCCATCGAAATGGGTGCCCGTGGAGGTTTGATTGCTCCAGATGAAACTACTTTTGCATTTTTGGAGGGTAAGCAATATGCTCCTAAAGGCGAAGATTGGGATAAAGCCGTTGCACATTGGAAGACCTTGAAAACTGACGAAGGAGCTACTTTCGACAAGGAATTAGTCTTCGATGCGGCAGATATCGAACCTATGATTACCTATGGTACCAATCCCGGAATGGGAATCAAAGTGGTTGAAAATATTCCAACTACTGAAGGTATGGAAGGTTCTAATAAGACTTCGTATTTAAAATCTCTTGATTACATGGGCTTCCAACCTGGTGAACCAGTAAAAGGAAAGCAAGTAGACTACGTATTCGTTGGTTCTTGTACTAACGGTCGAATCGAAGACATTCGAGCTGTAGCAAACTTTGTAAAAGGAAGAAAAAAGGCAGACAATATCACCGCTTGGATTGTACCAGGATCTCGTGAGGTTGAAAAATTGGCTCATGAAGAGGGATTGGTGAAAATCTTGGAAGAAGCTGGATTTGAGCTTCGTCAACCAGGTTGTTCGGCTTGTTTGGCGATGAATGACGATAAGATTCCTGCTGGAAAATATGCTGTTTCTACTTCCAATAGAAACTTCGAAGGTCGTCAAGGTCCAGGTGCACGTACGATGTTGGCTTCTCCGCTGACTGTTGCGGCGGTCGCAGTTACTGGTCGTATTACTGATCCTAGGGAAGTATTTGAAAATTAA